The following coding sequences are from one Pararge aegeria chromosome 13, ilParAegt1.1, whole genome shotgun sequence window:
- the LOC120628526 gene encoding uncharacterized protein LOC120628526, with the protein MSEDDVSDLRDVVDAINKLCATMKTSYDEYEDCEDAQDDDVDNICTELVNPNEVLFEKIHVVDKWCDTEPSVSSPELTVVPVETCVDTNYTVTEPVVKTPEVMKPLTFETCKTYRLSESGNEPVITEPTEQIVAESIPQKVEAYSWSETVPLASEPVFEKVRCYKSEGDAIELQKPVASTSIEVARNIVTERFEEMEPITLDVETVQCDPMSEMYYTASSEVSLLSDVDFQDKVQTEDSDKEKDDRNSVMTGHVAAMRERFESMTRTNTPCPDLIRSTSPSFEVFRNVSASPDKLE; encoded by the coding sequence ATGTCAGAAGATGACGTCAGCGACCTCAGAGACGTGGTCGACGCTATTAACAAACTATGCGCAACGATGAAGACTTCATACGACGAGTACGAAGACTGTGAAGATGCTCAAGACGACGATGTTGATAACATTTGTACAGAATTGGTAAATCCGAATGAAGTTTTATTTGAGAAGATCCATGTAGTAGATAAATGGTGTGATACCGAACCTAGTGTGTCGTCTCCGGAGCTTACAGTGGTACCAGTGGAAACGTGTGTAGATACGAATTATACAGTTACAGAGCCCGTTGTTAAAACTCCAGAAGTAATGAAACCACTAACATTTGAGACATGTAAAACCTATAGGTTAAGCGAATCTGGTAATGAACCAGTCATAACAGAGCCAACAGAGCAGATTGTTGCTGAATCGATTCCACAAAAAGTAGAAGCGTACAGTTGGAGTGAAACAGTCCCCTTAGCTTCCGAACCGGTATTCGAGAAAGTGAGGTGTTATAAATCGGAGGGCGACGCAATCGAACTTCAGAAACCAGTTGCATCAACAAGCATTGAAGTAGCTAGAAATATTGTAACAGAGAGATTCGAAGAGATGGAACCAATTACATTGGACGTAGAAACAGTTCAGTGCGACCCTATGAGTGAAATGTACTATACGGCATCGTCCGAAGTGAGTCTACTGTCAGATGTCGATTTTCAAGATAAAGTTCAAACGGAGGACTCTGATAAGGAGAAAGACGATAGGAATAGTGTAATGACAGGCCACGTTGCCGCGATGAGGGAACGGTTCGAAAGTATGACGCGAACCAATACGCCTTGTCCGGATCTAATACGATCCACTTCGCCTTCTTTCGAAGTATTTAGAAACGTTAGCGCATCTCCCGacaaattagaataa
- the LOC120629054 gene encoding BUB3-interacting and GLEBS motif-containing protein ZNF207 isoform X2 codes for MGRKKKKASKPWCWYCNREFDDEKILIQHQKAKHFKCHICHKKLYTGPGLSIHCMQVHKEAIDKVPNSLPNRSNIEIEIYGMEGIPSEDVKEHEKQKTGGGKGSDSDDDEPAAKKRATPALLGPGPSTVSPGILPTPMGPVPPGMYPGHMQMNQHMMQHFMQAPRMMMPGMRPLFPAASVSSSTPSKPTFPAYSNATISAPPTTSSAASSDLKENGEVKPPVAHSCPLVTATGAGSKIIHPPEDVSLEEIRARNSKYRPKPKPDAPTSHQSSVAPTMITPSTSQAEAVMYAQVAAHMSAAVAAARHQQAAAQAAAMRRPMMPGMVLPQMRVGVPVSVPPVMGMLPVMPQFNLVRPLQPGMLLPGGVMPMGMFPGSMGGMGSMGGMGGMGSMGGMMMQPRYR; via the exons ATGGgcagaaagaagaagaaggcaTCCAAACCATGGTGCTG GTATTGTAATAGGGAATTTGACGATGAAAAGATTCTAATACAGCATCAAAAAGCTAAGCATTTTAAGTGCCACATCTGCCACAAGAAATTGTACACTGGCCCCGGACTATCGATTCACTGCATGCAG GTTCACAAAGAAGCCATAGACAAAGTTCCAAACTCATTACCAAATAGGTCAAATATAGAGATAGAAATATATGGAATGGAAGGTATACCCTCTGAAGATGTGAAGGAGCATGAGAAACAAAAGACag GTGGGGGGAAAGGTTCAGACAGTGATGATGACGAGCCAGCAGCTAAGAAAAGAGCTACTCCCGCATTG CTTGGTCCAGGTCCATCGACAGTGTCTCCAGGTATTTTGCCAACACCAATGGGGCCAGTTCCACCGGGCATGTATCCTGGACACATGCAGATGAATCAGCACATGATGCAGCACTTTATGCAAGCACCTAG aatgATGATGCCCGGAATGAGGCCACTATTCCCAGCTGCAAGTGTTTCAAGTTCAACGCCTAGCAAACCTACGTTCCCTGCTTATAG TAATGCGACAATTAGCGCACCACCAACGACGTCGTCCGCGGCGTCATCAGACCTCAAAGAAAACGGTGAAGTTAAGCCACCGGTAGCTCATTCCTGCCCCCTGGTCACCGCCACTGGGGCAGGCTCCAAGATCATACACCCTCCTGAAGATGTTTCATTGGAGGAGATAAG AGCACGAAACTCAAAATATCGACCAAAACCTAAGCCAGATGCCCCCACCAGTCATCAGTCATCAGTGGCACCTACCATGATCACACCTAGCACAAGTCAAGCCGag GCGGTGATGTACGCGCAGGTGGCCGCGCACATGTCCGCGGCGGTGGCGGCGGCGCGGCACCAGCAGGCGGCGGCGCAGGCGGCGGCGATGCGCCGGCCCATGATGCCGGGCATGGTGCTGCCGCAGATGCGCGTGGGCGTGCCCGTGTCCGTGCCGCCCGTCATGGGCATGCTGCCCGTCATGCCGCAGTTCAACCTCGTGCGCCCGCTGCAGCCCG GGATGCTGCTGCCGGGCGGCGTGATGCCGATGGGCATGTTCCCGGGCAGCATGGGCGGCATGGGCAGCATGGGCGGCATGGGCGGCATGGGCAGCATGGGCGGCATGATGATGCAGCCGCGCTACCGGTAG
- the LOC120629054 gene encoding BUB3-interacting and GLEBS motif-containing protein ZNF207 isoform X1, with protein sequence MGRKKKKASKPWCWYCNREFDDEKILIQHQKAKHFKCHICHKKLYTGPGLSIHCMQVHKEAIDKVPNSLPNRSNIEIEIYGMEGIPSEDVKEHEKQKTGGGKGSDSDDDEPAAKKRATPALLGPGPSTVSPGILPTPMGPVPPGMYPGHMQMNQHMMQHFMQAPRMMMPGMRPLFPAASVSSSTPSKPTFPAYSNATISAPPTTSSAASSDLKENGEVKPPVAHSCPLVTATGAGSKIIHPPEDVSLEEIRARNSKYRPKPKPDAPTSHQSSVAPTMITPSTSQAEQAVMYAQVAAHMSAAVAAARHQQAAAQAAAMRRPMMPGMVLPQMRVGVPVSVPPVMGMLPVMPQFNLVRPLQPGMLLPGGVMPMGMFPGSMGGMGSMGGMGGMGSMGGMMMQPRYR encoded by the exons ATGGgcagaaagaagaagaaggcaTCCAAACCATGGTGCTG GTATTGTAATAGGGAATTTGACGATGAAAAGATTCTAATACAGCATCAAAAAGCTAAGCATTTTAAGTGCCACATCTGCCACAAGAAATTGTACACTGGCCCCGGACTATCGATTCACTGCATGCAG GTTCACAAAGAAGCCATAGACAAAGTTCCAAACTCATTACCAAATAGGTCAAATATAGAGATAGAAATATATGGAATGGAAGGTATACCCTCTGAAGATGTGAAGGAGCATGAGAAACAAAAGACag GTGGGGGGAAAGGTTCAGACAGTGATGATGACGAGCCAGCAGCTAAGAAAAGAGCTACTCCCGCATTG CTTGGTCCAGGTCCATCGACAGTGTCTCCAGGTATTTTGCCAACACCAATGGGGCCAGTTCCACCGGGCATGTATCCTGGACACATGCAGATGAATCAGCACATGATGCAGCACTTTATGCAAGCACCTAG aatgATGATGCCCGGAATGAGGCCACTATTCCCAGCTGCAAGTGTTTCAAGTTCAACGCCTAGCAAACCTACGTTCCCTGCTTATAG TAATGCGACAATTAGCGCACCACCAACGACGTCGTCCGCGGCGTCATCAGACCTCAAAGAAAACGGTGAAGTTAAGCCACCGGTAGCTCATTCCTGCCCCCTGGTCACCGCCACTGGGGCAGGCTCCAAGATCATACACCCTCCTGAAGATGTTTCATTGGAGGAGATAAG AGCACGAAACTCAAAATATCGACCAAAACCTAAGCCAGATGCCCCCACCAGTCATCAGTCATCAGTGGCACCTACCATGATCACACCTAGCACAAGTCAAGCCGag CAGGCGGTGATGTACGCGCAGGTGGCCGCGCACATGTCCGCGGCGGTGGCGGCGGCGCGGCACCAGCAGGCGGCGGCGCAGGCGGCGGCGATGCGCCGGCCCATGATGCCGGGCATGGTGCTGCCGCAGATGCGCGTGGGCGTGCCCGTGTCCGTGCCGCCCGTCATGGGCATGCTGCCCGTCATGCCGCAGTTCAACCTCGTGCGCCCGCTGCAGCCCG GGATGCTGCTGCCGGGCGGCGTGATGCCGATGGGCATGTTCCCGGGCAGCATGGGCGGCATGGGCAGCATGGGCGGCATGGGCGGCATGGGCAGCATGGGCGGCATGATGATGCAGCCGCGCTACCGGTAG
- the LOC120629054 gene encoding BUB3-interacting and GLEBS motif-containing protein ZNF207 isoform X3, with product MGRKKKKASKPWCWYCNREFDDEKILIQHQKAKHFKCHICHKKLYTGPGLSIHCMQVHKEAIDKVPNSLPNRSNIEIEIYGMEGIPSEDVKEHEKQKTGGGKGSDSDDDEPAAKKRATPALLGPGPSTVSPGILPTPMGPVPPGMYPGHMQMNQHMMQHFMQAPRMMMPGMRPLFPAASVSSSTPSKPTFPAYSNATISAPPTTSSAASSDLKENGEVKPPVAHSCPLVTATGAGSKIIHPPEDVSLEEIRARNSKYRPKPKPDAPTSHQSSVAPTMITPSTSQAEVAAHMSAAVAAARHQQAAAQAAAMRRPMMPGMVLPQMRVGVPVSVPPVMGMLPVMPQFNLVRPLQPGMLLPGGVMPMGMFPGSMGGMGSMGGMGGMGSMGGMMMQPRYR from the exons ATGGgcagaaagaagaagaaggcaTCCAAACCATGGTGCTG GTATTGTAATAGGGAATTTGACGATGAAAAGATTCTAATACAGCATCAAAAAGCTAAGCATTTTAAGTGCCACATCTGCCACAAGAAATTGTACACTGGCCCCGGACTATCGATTCACTGCATGCAG GTTCACAAAGAAGCCATAGACAAAGTTCCAAACTCATTACCAAATAGGTCAAATATAGAGATAGAAATATATGGAATGGAAGGTATACCCTCTGAAGATGTGAAGGAGCATGAGAAACAAAAGACag GTGGGGGGAAAGGTTCAGACAGTGATGATGACGAGCCAGCAGCTAAGAAAAGAGCTACTCCCGCATTG CTTGGTCCAGGTCCATCGACAGTGTCTCCAGGTATTTTGCCAACACCAATGGGGCCAGTTCCACCGGGCATGTATCCTGGACACATGCAGATGAATCAGCACATGATGCAGCACTTTATGCAAGCACCTAG aatgATGATGCCCGGAATGAGGCCACTATTCCCAGCTGCAAGTGTTTCAAGTTCAACGCCTAGCAAACCTACGTTCCCTGCTTATAG TAATGCGACAATTAGCGCACCACCAACGACGTCGTCCGCGGCGTCATCAGACCTCAAAGAAAACGGTGAAGTTAAGCCACCGGTAGCTCATTCCTGCCCCCTGGTCACCGCCACTGGGGCAGGCTCCAAGATCATACACCCTCCTGAAGATGTTTCATTGGAGGAGATAAG AGCACGAAACTCAAAATATCGACCAAAACCTAAGCCAGATGCCCCCACCAGTCATCAGTCATCAGTGGCACCTACCATGATCACACCTAGCACAAGTCAAGCCGag GTGGCCGCGCACATGTCCGCGGCGGTGGCGGCGGCGCGGCACCAGCAGGCGGCGGCGCAGGCGGCGGCGATGCGCCGGCCCATGATGCCGGGCATGGTGCTGCCGCAGATGCGCGTGGGCGTGCCCGTGTCCGTGCCGCCCGTCATGGGCATGCTGCCCGTCATGCCGCAGTTCAACCTCGTGCGCCCGCTGCAGCCCG GGATGCTGCTGCCGGGCGGCGTGATGCCGATGGGCATGTTCCCGGGCAGCATGGGCGGCATGGGCAGCATGGGCGGCATGGGCGGCATGGGCAGCATGGGCGGCATGATGATGCAGCCGCGCTACCGGTAG